The genomic stretch ttctagaaaattggaaaatttagttttattaatttttcaaaaattttaaccaAGAAATTTGCCAAGGCACAAGTTTTGAGGTTAGGTAACACATACCAAGGAAGCCTAAGAAGCTAAATCAAGGTGAGTAGTTCacctaaaaattttatatgtggTATTATTTGCTTAAGTGAGCATAAAATTGCAAGGGTTTCGCCAAGTTTATGTTGACATATGTGCATCTTgtcatacatatgcatattcattttatattaccTCAGTAAACATGATAATGTATtaggcatgatattattggcatactGTTATTTGTGTCATTCATGTTGGACATGATGGGGTGAGATGTTACCCTAGTAGTTTGACATGCATTTCCCCAAGTATGATTGTCGAAATGACCATAAGTGTATCCTGTGTTGTGTGTGTTTGCCGAGATAATTGCCTAAGGCTCCGTGTTGGGCTTAGAATGCTGTCAAAACTACTCTAGGGTGTCAGTTGATTTTATGCccatgcatcatacattcatgaaaactgTTTTAACTGTCActtagaagtttcatcttctaatttggactttgtccctgggaTATTCGACGTTCAAGGCAAACCAAGCAgtaggaaagaaaaagagattgcTGAGATATAAATGTACCGGTAGTCGTGTAATAAAGTCCTACGCCCAGAAGGCATGTTTCAactatttttatgttaaatttgtcTGCCGAATATTGTAATTTTGTggttattgaaaaatattttgtacggATTTACTTCTTTTGCAACTACAATATTCCTTTAGGTTTCGATTATATTTCCTCAAGTGGTTAGTTTACCATTCCTTAGCTTATCATTTGGAATGTTAAATACGATACTAGTGGATTTGAGAGAGGGTATTGTGggaagagaatatatatatatatataaatataaatctcaTAATAGTGACACGCCTTGAGAGGGCAGGTTGTTactgttggtatcagagcaaaccttacttggagacttaagagaTATTAATAAGGTATTTATGATCTTTAggtttagaaaattttagttaCGGATACTGATTCGAGGGAAttattggaaaaacaaaatgacaaAAGGCACAAAAGTTCTTGTTAGGATTACGGGTGGAGTTGCAACAAACTTTGAGTACTTAGTCCATTAATACCTATGAGGAAGGTTTAAACTGAACTCTAACCACAGAAGAAATCTCATATGGCTGAGATTGATAAGGTCTGAGGAGAAAAAAGGGAACATGGAGCTTAAACTGGAGAATAAAAATTTTCAGGATAGCAAGCGGTGCCCTCGATGCAAGAAAAACCACTTGGGGAGGAAATGCTTGACAAGGTCGATTCATTGCTTTGTGTGTGTGGAAGAGGGACACATGGGAAAAGACTGTCCCAAGAGGAAGGAAACACCTCCTATGGGAAACCCAGGGAGGATCATATGCTTCAAGTGCGAGCAACTGGGGCACATTGCACGGGAATGTTTGAAGAGGCTAAAAGTCGGACAGGCTGATGGGCAAACTGAGAAGATAGGGGAAGCTCGTTGGACCCGCCAGGGACGTGTCTTCAATTTGATAAAGGAAGATGCAGGGGTAGATCCTGCAGTCATACAAGGTACCCTTCTTATACTGAAAATCCCTGTGCATGCATTaatagatccagggtctacgCATTCATTTATTTCGGATGCATTGGTCAGGAGTTTGGGAATTGAGACTAAACCTTTAGGGCATTTAATGATTATCTCAACCTCCATGGAAAAAACCATGGAGACATCGAAGCTAATTGAAGATTGCAAGTTCGGCATGAGCGGCGATAAATTTCAAGCTAACCTAATACTGCTAGATGTGAATGACTTTGACGTCATCCTATGGATGGATTTTCTGTCCAAATATGATGCCAACATGGATTGCCAGAGAAAAATGGTAACCATAAGAAAGCCTGGGGAAGAACATGTCAAATTTTGGGGACAGAGTAATCCTAAGGAAAAGAGAATAATTTCGGCACATAAAGTGGCCAGACTAATGAATAAAGGGGCATATGGGTACCTAGCCAGTGCTCAACTAGTGGAATAGGAGACTCCTAAGGTCAATGAGGTGTCGATTGTACGAGAATTCAAAGACGTGCTTCCGAAAGATTAACCAGGACTTCCACCTCATAGGGAGATCGAATTTTCCATCGAGCTAATGCCCGAAATGCAACCCATATCAATACTACCATACCATATGGCACTAGCCGAGTTGggagaattgaagaatcagtTACGGGAGCTAATTGATAAATGATTCGTTAGGCTAAGTATGTCACCATAGGGCACACCGgtattatttgtaaagaaaaatgatgaaagTCTAAGGATGTGTATCGATTACCATTAATTGAATAAGGTCACGGTGAAGAATAATTACTCGCTCTCGCGAATCGATGAATTATTTGATTAGCTGTAGGGAGCGAAGGTGTTTttcaaagattgatttgagattcGGATACTACCAACTAAGGATTAAGCCTGACGATGTACCAAAGACGACATTCTGATCTTGGTATGGACATTTTGAATACTTTGTGATGACGTTCGATCTTACCAATGCACTAGCTACATTTATGGACCTCATGAACCGGGTATTTAAGCCTTATCTAGATAACTTCGTGATTGTATTTATTAATGACATACTAATATACTCTTCGGATGAGGATGAACATGAAAAACACTTGAGGATAGTGTTGGAAACCCTTAAGGAGCACCAAATGTATGCCAAATTCGCTAAGTATGAGTTTTGGTTATCCCAAGTGGCATTTTTGAGACATGTGATATCGACTGAAGGAATCGCGGTGGATCCGGCCAAGGTTGGGGTTGTTCAAGGGTGAAAGCAGCCAACTAATTTAACTGAGGTGCGAAGTTTGCTGGGATTGGCAAGCTACTATTGAAGATTCGTgaaggaattttcaaagatAGCCGCACCTCTAACAAGGCTTATATAGAAGAGAGTCAAATGCAAATGGACTGCCAAATGTGAGAAGGGCTTTTAAGAGTTTAAGGCTAGATTGACTTCAACACCAGTCTTAGCTATGCCAGGTGGGCTCAAAGGATATGTCGTATATATGGATGCCTCAAAAATAGGTTTGGATTGCGTATTAATGCAACATGGTCGAGTGATTGCATATGGGTCACGTTAATTAAAaagacacgaagtgaactacccgaCGCACGATTTGGAACTAACAGCGGTAGTATATGTTCTAAAACTATGGAGACACTACATGTACGGTGAAACATTTGAAGTGTTCATGGACCACAAGAGTCTGAAATATGTGTTCTCTCAAAAAGAGCTAAACCTTAGGCATCAACAGTGGATGGAGTTCCTTAAGCATTATGTCTGCACCATTCAGTATCACTCGAGACGTGCCAATGTGGTGGTTGACGCTTTGAGTAGAAATGTGCTCACTGTTATGGCTAGGTTGATGGCTTGTGAGTGGCATttgttggaggcttttagccaacTGGTAGTGAATGTAGTGTTAAAGGAATCATCCATCCTTATTGTTGGCATGACAGTTAAGTTGAATTCGATGAATGAGATACAAGAGGCCAGTATGGGTGACAAGCGCATACTTTTGTGGGTAGATGAGCATATTCAGCCCAAGAATCCCGACTTTGAGATGCGAGATGGTATTCTTAGATTTTGAAAAAGGATATACGCCCTTAATGTTCTAGAATTGAGACAAAGGATTTTAGATGAGTCTCACAAAGCTCGATATGCAGTACATCCAAGAGCCAAAAAGATGTATAGGGATCTTCGGGAGATCTATTGGTAGCCGatgtgaaaatttatttatacatttattgttcataattgagtaatggttttagtattttatatgtattttacttaaaattatatagtattttgagttttctttacatatatttaatcttTAGTACTTGTTATTTTACAATAATACTATTTGGTGTTTAagttaaaagaataataaaaataaaaataataaaataataacaaaataaaaagaaaaaattataaaattaatactataaattaatagtacaatataaataaaaaataaatattataatataattaatagtatattaaatattaaatattatattttattatattatatattatattatgaatatatattatatattattttataaagtaACGTGAACATGGAGAATTAGGGCTTGGGCTGGGCGTggaatatataataaataaagatgaTGGGAGACTTGGGCGGCAGAAGCCGAAGGCAGAATTAATAGAAGGTTGCGGCGAAATTGCAAGGCAGAGAAGGACTTGGGGAGGAAAGCGGCGGAAGACGCAAGGCAGGCGCTCGACAACGAGATTGGAGAAACACTTAGAAaagaattacacttttaatttatttatctttatgtactctattaaatttatcatgatttaattttatttattaagatttttgatgaaatttgaATCATGAAcgatttatgtttatttgaattaattttctttatttgtgtaaaaaaatttcttattgttcttaaaattattaaatatttgactaatatttaattgatttgtTGTCATGAAATGAGACCAAAAGGAGAGTCTCATGATTTGACCTACATAAGAAATTTCATAAGGAAATAGTTAGAGCGAGAATAAAGACTTGACTTgtgtaaaattaaattgaacaactattaattttaatgaattggttggtgtttattattattattaaaaaataaataataaatattaattaatataattggtGTGACTTGAGAAAGAATATCAATTACTTTAGGGTTGTTCAATCATTacatagataattaaaattggattattaatcaaataaattgaatatgATTGATTTAAGTggattaaaaatatcttaatgataaattaatattggtccttcttgttattattaaattaattagttttattttatttaggtttaattttatttcttcttttcaaaattgtttaaataataataggattaaccaattttgataattaatatataatcttCATGGGAACAATATCTTACTCACTACTTTATTACTTGTACAACTCATACACTTGTAAAAAATTGTTATCAAATTTTTAACGTTGTTACCAGGGATtgacattattaatatcaatacCAATTAACTCTATTGTTAATTTAAaccttgattttaattttttcttttttctttttcattcataGTTATTAGTCATTCGTTGTTcaatttaattgcattttattttttattttttatt from Diospyros lotus cultivar Yz01 chromosome 9, ASM1463336v1, whole genome shotgun sequence encodes the following:
- the LOC127809330 gene encoding uncharacterized protein LOC127809330, which encodes MELKLENKNFQDSKRCPRCKKNHLGRKCLTRSIHCFVCVEEGHMGKDCPKRKETPPMGNPGRIICFKCEQLGHIARECLKRLKVGQADGQTEKIGEARWTRQGRVFNLIKEDAGVDPAVIQGTLLILKIPVHALIDPGSTHSFISDALVRSLGIETKPLGHLMIISTSMEKTMETSKLIEDCKFGMSGDKFQANLILLDVNDFDVILWMDFLSKYDANMDCQRKMVTIRKPGEEHVKFWGQSNPKEKRIISAHKVARLMNKGAYGYLASAQLVE